A single genomic interval of Brevibacillus brevis harbors:
- a CDS encoding aspartate aminotransferase family protein has product MHTTTAPVHLMNNYARWPISLVKGQGNQVWDDQGKQYLDFTSGIAVTSLGHVPPKVTAKLHEQLDTLWHCSNLVHVPQQEILAEKLSRLSGLDQAFFCNSGAEANEGLIKLARRYAQKVKGTDRYEIISFEQSFHGRTLATLTATGQEKVKDGFAPLPQGFVTVPYNDLDAVKSAITDKTCAIMLELVQGEGGVHPAEEAWVKSLRELCDAHGLLLLIDEIQTGVGRTGTWFAFQQYDVKPDAISLAKGLGSGFPIGAVVATKEVAEAFAPGTHGTTFGGNPLAATAGIATLATMEEEQTLDRVAHIHDVLIKELEKLKAEHPDKVVTVRGKGLLLGVELTIPAGEPVAYAREKGVILLMAGPQVVRLLPSFVTTDEEVKQAIAVLSEALSQV; this is encoded by the coding sequence ATGCATACAACAACAGCGCCTGTGCATCTCATGAATAACTATGCGAGATGGCCAATCAGTTTGGTAAAAGGACAAGGAAACCAGGTGTGGGATGATCAAGGCAAGCAATATCTCGATTTTACGTCAGGAATTGCTGTGACCTCGTTAGGGCATGTCCCGCCAAAAGTAACGGCAAAGCTGCACGAACAGCTCGATACGTTGTGGCATTGCTCGAATCTGGTGCATGTTCCCCAACAAGAGATTTTGGCGGAAAAGCTGAGCCGTCTGTCTGGGCTGGATCAGGCTTTTTTCTGTAACAGTGGAGCGGAGGCGAATGAAGGCTTGATCAAGCTCGCCCGCCGCTATGCACAAAAAGTAAAGGGGACCGACCGTTACGAAATCATCAGCTTTGAACAGTCTTTTCATGGACGGACATTAGCTACCCTGACGGCTACTGGACAGGAAAAGGTGAAGGACGGATTCGCACCATTGCCGCAAGGATTTGTCACCGTTCCTTACAACGACCTCGATGCAGTCAAGTCAGCCATTACAGACAAAACATGCGCGATCATGCTGGAGCTGGTTCAGGGAGAAGGCGGTGTACATCCGGCAGAAGAAGCGTGGGTGAAGTCGCTGCGTGAATTGTGCGATGCGCACGGATTGCTCCTGTTAATCGATGAGATTCAAACTGGGGTTGGTCGCACGGGTACATGGTTTGCCTTCCAGCAATATGACGTGAAGCCAGATGCGATTTCATTGGCAAAAGGCTTGGGAAGTGGGTTCCCGATTGGAGCGGTCGTCGCGACCAAAGAAGTAGCAGAAGCGTTTGCTCCGGGTACGCATGGTACTACTTTTGGAGGGAATCCATTGGCAGCAACTGCTGGAATCGCGACGCTTGCGACGATGGAAGAGGAGCAGACTTTGGATCGGGTAGCCCATATCCATGACGTATTGATCAAAGAGCTAGAGAAGCTCAAGGCAGAGCATCCAGACAAAGTGGTTACGGTTCGGGGAAAAGGATTGCTTCTCGGTGTGGAGCTAACGATTCCTGCTGGTGAGCCGGTTGCGTATGCACGGGAAAAAGGAGTCATTCTGCTGATGGCTGGCCCACAAGTAGTGAGACTCTTGCCATCGTTTGTAACGACCGATGAGGAAGTAAAGCAGGCTATTGCTGTATTAAGCGAGGCACTATCTCAGGTTTAG
- the argB gene encoding acetylglutamate kinase, which yields MQGIVVIKCGGSTMDQLPDSFFQAIAGLQAQGQKIVIVHGGGPAINSMLDQVQITPQFVDGLRVTCEDTLRVVEMVLCGSINKALVKRLTQAGAKAWGVSGIDGQTLLATKTPKPLGWVGEIKKADTTIPKAILGQNYVPVIAPLSVSEDGKETFNVNADVAAGAIAAALSAEKLIMVTDVPGIMQSQPDGTKAVVPATSAEGIQEMIQAEIITGGMIPKVQAALDALGQGVEQVVICRGTAEDLLGVCAGQTVGTTVRMNVNYV from the coding sequence ATGCAAGGAATTGTCGTGATCAAATGTGGCGGAAGCACCATGGATCAGCTACCGGACTCCTTCTTTCAGGCGATTGCTGGACTGCAGGCACAAGGACAAAAGATCGTCATTGTCCATGGGGGCGGACCTGCTATTAACAGTATGCTCGATCAAGTTCAGATTACACCGCAATTTGTCGATGGGCTTCGTGTTACCTGCGAGGACACGCTGCGAGTTGTAGAGATGGTCTTGTGCGGCAGTATCAACAAGGCGCTCGTAAAAAGGCTAACGCAGGCAGGAGCCAAGGCATGGGGAGTTAGTGGCATCGATGGTCAGACTCTTTTGGCAACTAAAACGCCAAAGCCACTCGGGTGGGTAGGAGAAATCAAAAAGGCTGATACGACCATTCCGAAAGCGATTCTTGGGCAGAATTACGTCCCGGTGATCGCACCCCTTTCCGTTAGTGAAGATGGGAAAGAGACATTTAACGTCAATGCTGATGTAGCCGCAGGCGCGATTGCAGCAGCACTCAGCGCCGAAAAACTGATCATGGTGACAGACGTTCCGGGCATCATGCAGTCACAGCCAGATGGAACCAAGGCAGTAGTGCCAGCTACAAGTGCAGAAGGGATACAGGAAATGATTCAGGCAGAGATTATTACTGGTGGAATGATTCCGAAGGTTCAGGCAGCTCTCGACGCTCTCGGACAGGGCGTGGAGCAAGTTGTCATCTGCCGGGGAACCGCTGAAGATCTGCTCGGTGTTTGTGCGGGGCAAACAGTTGGGACAACCGTTCGTATGAATGTTAATTACGTTTAG
- the argC gene encoding N-acetyl-gamma-glutamyl-phosphate reductase, producing the protein MVRVGIVGATGYGGAELIRLLAGHPHVEIANLYSSSSEGESLEKSFPHAAGLGLPTLSPIDADSMSGVNDLIFLATPAGVSSGLSPKLVEKGVKVIDLSGDFRLENGAVYEKWYKHEPAPSQWVETAVYGLTEWNQEKVAGASLIANPGCYPTATLLALLPLVKTGWVQPNSWIIDAKSGVSGAGRGVSLGVHYSEINESIHAYKVASHQHTPEIEQELQKQSGEETLVQFTPHLVPMTRGILVTAYGQLTTDVTQAQIQELYEAAYADKPFVRVRLAGSHPHTKEVYGSNYCDIAIHVDQRTKRVILLSVIDNMMKGAAGQAVQNMNVMFDLPEKTGLPLVPVYP; encoded by the coding sequence ATGGTTCGGGTCGGGATTGTTGGAGCAACGGGGTATGGTGGCGCGGAGTTGATCCGTCTTTTGGCTGGGCATCCGCATGTTGAGATTGCCAATTTATATTCAAGTTCATCAGAAGGAGAGAGCTTGGAAAAATCGTTTCCACATGCAGCGGGGCTCGGGTTGCCCACATTATCACCAATTGATGCAGACAGCATGAGCGGTGTGAACGATTTGATCTTCCTTGCTACGCCTGCGGGAGTAAGTAGCGGGCTGAGTCCAAAGCTGGTCGAAAAAGGCGTAAAGGTCATTGATTTATCCGGGGATTTTCGTCTGGAAAATGGTGCGGTTTACGAAAAGTGGTACAAACATGAGCCGGCCCCTTCCCAATGGGTAGAAACAGCCGTTTACGGTTTAACCGAGTGGAATCAAGAGAAAGTGGCGGGTGCCAGTCTCATAGCAAATCCAGGCTGCTATCCAACTGCTACGCTCCTCGCCCTGCTTCCGCTGGTGAAGACAGGCTGGGTGCAACCTAACAGTTGGATCATCGATGCCAAATCAGGTGTGTCCGGCGCTGGACGTGGAGTATCGCTCGGTGTTCATTACAGCGAGATTAATGAAAGCATTCATGCCTATAAAGTTGCGAGTCATCAGCATACACCAGAGATTGAACAGGAGCTGCAAAAACAAAGCGGGGAAGAGACACTTGTTCAATTTACGCCGCATCTGGTGCCGATGACCCGAGGGATTTTAGTCACGGCTTATGGACAACTAACGACTGATGTCACACAAGCACAAATCCAGGAGCTATACGAAGCTGCTTATGCGGATAAGCCTTTTGTGCGTGTACGTCTTGCAGGCAGTCATCCACATACAAAAGAAGTCTATGGCTCTAATTACTGCGATATCGCTATTCATGTTGATCAGCGCACGAAGCGTGTTATCTTGCTGTCGGTAATCGACAATATGATGAAGGGCGCAGCCGGTCAAGCCGTACAAAACATGAATGTCATGTTTGATTTGCCTGAGAAAACGGGCTTGCCGCTTGTACCCGTATACCCGTAG
- a CDS encoding c-type cytochrome: protein MKRIPLVLTAAVLAFSLSACGTSKQTQPPAQQPATETPAAEKPATETPSTTPSGSYDAATAETMFKNTCAGCHGQTLEGAVGPNLQKIGSQLNKEQILGILEKGKGSMPPGLVKGKDAENIAAWLADKK, encoded by the coding sequence TTGAAACGCATTCCACTCGTTTTAACAGCGGCTGTACTCGCATTCTCGCTAAGTGCCTGTGGTACCAGCAAGCAAACACAGCCACCAGCACAACAACCAGCAACAGAAACGCCGGCAGCTGAAAAACCAGCAACAGAAACACCTTCGACGACGCCATCTGGCAGCTATGATGCAGCAACTGCAGAAACTATGTTCAAAAATACCTGTGCAGGCTGCCACGGACAGACGTTGGAAGGGGCAGTTGGACCGAACCTGCAAAAGATCGGTAGTCAGTTGAACAAGGAGCAGATTCTGGGCATTTTGGAAAAAGGAAAAGGATCAATGCCTCCGGGTCTCGTCAAAGGAAAAGATGCAGAAAACATCGCTGCATGGTTAGCGGACAAAAAGTAA
- a CDS encoding YciI family protein: protein MLYAAFLPIVNQELNAQVRPAHLTYINDLYKQGKVFMAGPFTDKLGGLVIYKADSLEEARKLAEADPVVVEGARTLELREWSPLEFPLS, encoded by the coding sequence ATGTTATATGCCGCATTTTTGCCAATCGTCAATCAAGAGCTGAATGCTCAAGTAAGACCTGCGCATCTTACGTATATCAATGATTTGTACAAGCAGGGAAAAGTGTTCATGGCAGGACCCTTCACAGATAAGCTTGGCGGATTGGTTATTTACAAAGCGGATTCTCTGGAAGAAGCTCGAAAATTGGCTGAAGCTGATCCAGTTGTCGTGGAAGGCGCACGGACGTTGGAGCTACGTGAATGGAGCCCGTTAGAGTTTCCTTTATCCTAA
- a CDS encoding PAS domain-containing sensor histidine kinase — MGTQIQLYTSLFHNNPDAVFMFDMQGRFTGVNAAGEALVGYTSQELLRMKIWEILASTEGLDSKKQQQILSTGIRKNKHYQLLHKSGQVVEIIASSFPIFQNGEIISRYSIAKNVTQQKKMEEALHQMQENFRLISENIMDLIFIVNVDGIITYASPSVQAVTGLTIDQVINQHFSILIHPEQVTNAKSDFARMMKQKITLDAEYHYLHPDGRMLLFDVKGTPDICSNGNILSTVFVARDITERRQSEELLRYSDKLSVLGELAAGIAHEIRNPLTALKGFIQLMEGDEFANQQYLQIMRSEIERITSITSELLIMAKPQALRFAPNGLLPLLSSVIKLLEPQALLKNVSILTDFPQVTSLILCEEYQIKQVFINIIKNGMEAMPLGGNLTIKVVERSSDVVIRISDQGQGIPAELLPRLGELFYSTKETGTGLGLMVSTKIIRDHGGTINIASDVGKGTTVSISIPKALKPSVSFND, encoded by the coding sequence ATGGGCACGCAGATACAGTTATATACATCTCTCTTCCACAACAATCCTGACGCTGTTTTCATGTTCGACATGCAGGGCAGATTCACAGGAGTAAACGCTGCTGGTGAAGCATTGGTAGGATATACCTCTCAAGAATTGCTGCGGATGAAAATTTGGGAAATTCTCGCTTCTACAGAAGGTCTCGACAGTAAGAAACAACAACAAATCCTTTCTACAGGAATCAGAAAAAATAAGCATTATCAGTTGCTCCATAAAAGCGGGCAGGTTGTGGAAATTATCGCTTCCAGCTTTCCCATTTTTCAAAACGGCGAAATCATCAGTCGCTATTCCATTGCAAAAAACGTCACGCAGCAAAAGAAAATGGAAGAGGCTCTTCACCAGATGCAAGAGAACTTTCGGCTAATCTCCGAAAACATTATGGATTTGATTTTTATTGTAAATGTGGATGGAATTATTACCTACGCTTCCCCTTCTGTTCAGGCGGTTACTGGTCTCACGATTGATCAAGTGATCAACCAGCATTTTTCGATCTTGATTCATCCTGAGCAAGTAACCAACGCCAAGAGCGATTTTGCTCGAATGATGAAGCAGAAGATCACACTCGACGCCGAGTACCATTACCTGCACCCAGACGGTAGAATGTTGCTGTTCGATGTGAAAGGAACACCTGACATTTGTTCGAACGGTAATATTCTCAGCACGGTTTTTGTAGCACGTGATATTACAGAACGTCGGCAATCAGAGGAATTGCTTCGTTACTCTGACAAGCTGTCTGTTCTAGGGGAGCTTGCCGCAGGAATCGCCCATGAAATTCGCAATCCACTTACGGCTTTGAAAGGGTTTATTCAACTCATGGAAGGGGACGAGTTCGCCAATCAGCAATACTTGCAAATTATGCGATCGGAAATCGAGCGGATCACTTCGATTACCAGTGAGCTTTTGATTATGGCCAAGCCGCAAGCGTTGCGATTTGCTCCCAACGGCCTTTTGCCATTGCTTTCGTCTGTCATTAAGCTTTTGGAACCACAAGCACTTCTAAAAAATGTATCCATTCTTACTGATTTTCCGCAAGTTACGTCCCTCATATTGTGTGAGGAATATCAAATCAAGCAAGTCTTCATAAACATTATAAAAAACGGCATGGAAGCCATGCCGTTAGGTGGAAATCTCACAATCAAGGTTGTAGAGCGCTCTTCCGATGTTGTCATCCGAATCAGCGATCAAGGACAAGGCATCCCTGCCGAGCTACTTCCCCGATTAGGAGAGCTTTTTTATAGTACAAAAGAAACAGGAACTGGCCTGGGGTTAATGGTAAGCACAAAAATTATTCGCGATCACGGCGGTACAATCAACATCGCAAGCGATGTCGGCAAAGGAACCACCGTATCGATTTCCATACCAAAAGCCTTGAAGCCTTCTGTTTCGTTTAACGATTAA
- the prfB gene encoding peptide chain release factor 2 (programmed frameshift), whose protein sequence is MALIDIADIKQEMSSMAKRLADIRGSLDLPVKQERIGELEERMLAPDFWDDNDAAQKTISELNAIKSLVETMTKLDSQYEDLQVMLELVIEEGDTSLIPDLYDSTQELRKSFESFELELLLSDEYDKNNAILELHPGAGGTESQDWASMLLRMYTRWGDAKGFKVETLDYLPGDEAGVKSVTLLIKGYNAYGYLKSEKGVHRLVRISPFDASGRRHTSFVSCNVLPEIEDDNAVDIRTEDLKIDTYRSSGAGGQHINTTDSAVRITHLPSGIVVTCQTERSQIKNRERAMKMLTARLFEKKREEQEKTLAAIQGEQKDIAWGSQIRSYVFHPYSLVKDHRTNMEVGNVQAVMDGDIDSFIDAYLRAQINR, encoded by the exons ATGGCATTAATCGATATTGCGGACATCAAACAAGAGATGTCTAGCATGGCTAAGCGTTTAGCGGATATTAGGGGGTCTCTT GACCTCCCAGTAAAACAGGAACGAATCGGTGAACTGGAAGAGCGCATGCTGGCACCCGATTTTTGGGATGACAATGATGCAGCGCAGAAGACAATCAGTGAACTGAATGCAATCAAAAGCCTGGTAGAGACGATGACCAAGCTGGATTCTCAGTACGAGGATCTCCAGGTAATGCTGGAGCTCGTTATCGAAGAAGGGGATACGTCCCTCATTCCAGATTTGTATGACAGTACGCAGGAGCTGCGGAAGTCATTTGAGAGCTTTGAGCTGGAATTGCTTTTGAGTGATGAATACGACAAAAACAACGCCATTCTGGAGCTGCATCCGGGAGCGGGTGGTACAGAGTCCCAGGATTGGGCGTCCATGCTTCTACGTATGTATACACGTTGGGGGGATGCCAAGGGCTTCAAGGTTGAAACATTGGACTATTTGCCTGGGGATGAAGCCGGTGTAAAAAGTGTTACTCTGCTCATTAAGGGCTACAATGCGTATGGCTACCTCAAATCAGAAAAAGGGGTTCATCGTCTTGTGCGGATATCTCCGTTTGATGCCTCTGGACGTCGTCACACATCGTTTGTGTCTTGCAACGTCCTGCCGGAGATCGAAGACGATAATGCGGTAGACATACGTACAGAAGACCTGAAAATCGATACGTATCGTTCCAGTGGTGCGGGTGGTCAGCATATCAACACGACTGACTCCGCTGTACGGATTACTCACTTGCCTTCTGGAATTGTGGTGACGTGTCAAACAGAACGCTCCCAGATTAAAAACCGGGAGCGTGCGATGAAGATGCTGACGGCACGACTGTTTGAGAAAAAACGGGAAGAACAAGAGAAAACGTTGGCCGCGATTCAAGGTGAACAAAAAGATATTGCATGGGGCAGCCAAATTCGTTCCTATGTCTTCCACCCATACAGTCTGGTAAAAGACCACCGGACGAATATGGAGGTAGGAAACGTTCAAGCAGTCATGGATGGTGATATTGATTCGTTTATCGATGCCTATCTGCGCGCGCAGATTAATCGTTAA